From Enhydrobacter sp., the proteins below share one genomic window:
- a CDS encoding ArsJ-associated glyceraldehyde-3-phosphate dehydrogenase — MRVGINGMGRMGRLVLRAAMGGVFRPQDDPGRDHRLDVVHLNEIKGGAAATAHLLEFDSVHGRWHTSFEVDGEKGIAVGGKRLGFSAEASPGEVAWGDLGCEMVLECTGKFLKPEQIDAYFQRGVKRVIVAAPVKDERALNVVVGVNDSLYDPERHRLLTAASCTTNCLAPVVKVVHEAIGIRHGQITTIHDPTNTNVVIDAPHKDLRRARSAMLSLQPTTTGSATAIALIYPELKGKLNGHAVRAPVLNASLTDCVFEMKRATTEAEVNDLFAGAAQGPLAGILGYESRPLVSADYCNDTRSSIVDGPSTLVTDGTLLKVYAWYDNEMGYVCRMVDLANKVIDAEP; from the coding sequence ATGAGGGTCGGCATCAACGGCATGGGGCGCATGGGCCGGCTGGTGCTGCGGGCGGCGATGGGCGGTGTGTTCCGGCCGCAGGACGATCCCGGCCGGGACCATCGGCTGGACGTCGTGCACCTGAACGAGATCAAGGGCGGCGCGGCGGCGACGGCACATCTGCTGGAATTCGACAGCGTGCATGGCCGCTGGCACACCTCCTTCGAGGTCGATGGCGAGAAAGGCATCGCGGTCGGCGGCAAGCGACTCGGCTTCAGCGCCGAAGCCTCGCCCGGCGAGGTGGCGTGGGGCGACCTCGGCTGCGAGATGGTGCTGGAATGCACCGGCAAGTTCCTCAAGCCCGAGCAGATCGACGCCTACTTCCAGCGCGGCGTGAAGCGCGTGATCGTGGCGGCCCCGGTCAAGGACGAGCGCGCGCTGAACGTCGTGGTCGGCGTCAACGACAGTCTCTACGACCCCGAGCGACACCGGCTGCTCACCGCGGCGTCGTGCACGACCAATTGCCTGGCGCCCGTGGTGAAAGTCGTGCACGAGGCGATCGGCATCAGGCACGGCCAGATCACGACCATCCACGATCCGACCAACACCAATGTCGTGATCGATGCGCCACACAAGGACCTGCGGCGTGCGCGCTCGGCCATGCTGTCGCTGCAGCCGACGACGACGGGCAGCGCCACGGCGATTGCGCTGATCTACCCCGAATTGAAGGGCAAGCTGAACGGCCATGCCGTGCGCGCCCCGGTGCTCAACGCCAGCCTGACCGACTGCGTTTTCGAGATGAAGCGCGCGACGACCGAAGCCGAGGTCAACGACCTCTTCGCCGGGGCGGCGCAAGGACCGCTCGCCGGGATCCTGGGCTACGAGAGCCGGCCGCTGGTGTCGGCCGACTATTGCAACGACACGCGCAGCTCGATCGTCGACGGTCCGAGCACGCTGGTGACCGACGGCACGTTGCTCAAGGTCTATGCCTGGTACGACAACGAGATGGGGTATGTCTGCCGCATGGTCGATCTCGCCAACAAAGTGATCGACGCGGAGCCTTGA